Genomic DNA from Coffea arabica cultivar ET-39 chromosome 7e, Coffea Arabica ET-39 HiFi, whole genome shotgun sequence:
AGTGCATCGAGAACGAGCTTCATTGTCTTCCCCTGTTCAATCTGTGGAATTTTTCTGTAAGCAAAGGTATTGACATACTCCATTGAATACAGATTAATGAGGGATAATCCCGTGCATATTATTGTTTATGTTGTTTCAACCATGCAGAGGTAGTAGTAACTGGGCTACTTCCACACAGAGATGTGGGCTACGAAGAATTCCTTTAGTGAGGTGTACAATGGATGCTTCATCCTATGGTGATGCAGCCAATGGTTCTAGTGGTAATGTGGACGTTCTAACCGTCTTTGTTAACTGATGCATTTAATtacttctcttttctctctcttgctgGAGATGTGAATTTAATTTTTGTATCAATGTTTTTAAATCTAGACTATTGAGTGATCTAGTCATTGACTTTTGCTGATATGATTGCCCCTCTTAGTTTTACCCAATTGcaaaaattttgttaagaagaaaATGTAATTCAGTTTGTCTGAATAGTTGCCTACATGCCTGTATAAACTATTTCTTCTCCAGTTATGTTTGGTTGTGAATCTGGCAGTGGTATATGAACTGCTTTTGTTGCATTGTTGGACTACCCATGGTGCATTTGCCTGGTTATTGGTGTGCAGATATTGATGTTAAGGAATGTTAGATCTGCACACCGATTAGTGATTTCTTTAACTAACAGATTGAGGTCTTCAGCCTATATGGACAGTGGCTTGTCGTGAAATCTCCATATTTTCATCCTTGCTGTTGTAAAGCCAGATGCTTTCTCGTTTGTTTTCATATCTTAGATGGTATTCTTGTACATGGTGCTGGTAATCTGTGGTGGCACTTCTGTTGCTTTTGATACTAAATTACCCTATTAAGATTTACAACTCTATACTTgcaaagtttgttctcctagaCTTCTGTGCCTTTTGATATATCTAGTCCTGATTATTATCTTCCTGTTGTGACTATTTGAGTGATCTTGCATCTGAAAATCTTAATCTTGTATTTGGCTTTTTAAATTGCAGCTATCTTTCCCAGAATCAAAGTTAGGGATCCATACAAACTACTTGGAATCAGTAGGGAAGCTTCTGCagatgaaattcaaagtgcaaggaTCTTCCTAATACAGAGATATGGTGACCATAAGCCAAGTGTGGATGCAATTGAATCAGCCCATAACAAGATAATTATGCAAAAGTTTAATGAAAGGAAGAACCCAAAACTCAACATTAAGAAAAAGTTTAGGGAGATAACTCAATCTCGGTATGTGCAGGCTGTGACAAGCAGGTTCCGAACTCCTCCCACAAGTCTCATCATTAAGACTTCAATCACATTTGTACTTCTTGGAGTTCTTACGGTGCTCTTTCCTACCGAAGAAGGTCCGACAGTTCAGGTTGCTCTTTCCCTGATCATTACCATGTATCTCATATATGATCGGCTGAAGAGCAAACTTTGGGCTTTTGCTTATGGGTATGTTACATTGCCATAGTCTACAATCAAACTTGTTACCATTTTAAGCTGGTCCGTGATTACatattttgtttcttggatCGTTTCTCTACTTGATTGTcctgaatgaaaatgaaaaataattccTGAATTTCCACAATGACTTTTTGgtctcctttctttttcctgttTTGAATTTCTCTGAGTTGATTGCTAAAATAAGCTTAATGCTACCATGTTTCAGGGCTGGAACTTTTGTTCTCTCCTGGTTTGTGGGGACATTCTTGATGGTTTCTGTGATCCCACCTATATTCAAAGGACTAAGAAGTTTGGAAGTGACGACTTCATTGATAAGCTACGTCTTCCTATGGATTGCTTCTACTTACCTTAGATAGCGCTGACTTTGAAACAACTTCACAATTTTGTCAGGGAAAAAGTATCTTAGTTTTTTATGTGATtctttggtttggattttaaaATATACTAGTTCCATTTAGTGAATGAGTAGAGAATGGAAAATTTCTTGCTTGTTGAATTCTGAAACACTTGTAATTCTTCACTCACCACCACTTCTTGATTGGTGAGCGCAAAGCAGTTATGGGATCATTTCTGCTGTTGAAATTCTTGATCCCGTAACAATGCAGTCAATGGTTTAGATTTATCAAGAAATTGGATTGATGCAGCTTAATattaggtttgtttggattgtaaattatttgagatatttttactgtagcactttttgtgatatgatgtatgtgagataaaaaggtaattgggaagataaaaaattgtattgaaaattgtaacgGTGATGTAAGCAAATTATTCCCTAGAATTTACTTGGACTAGGCTATTGCACTGGCGTAATCCACCGTAAACAGAAACACGCACATGCATGCCTCCTAGCGCTTACTCATGCATGGATCATTGATCCGTGTGGAGCTCTACATTCCGTCTCTATTTGTCTCTCCAGCAATATAATTGAATGGTTCGAAGCATAGGCTTGTGAAATTTGGGGGGACCATGGTCAGACTCATCATCCCTGTCCATAAAGGTTCCTCAGATGTTCTTTAAGAATGATTTGCCTTCGTCTCTCACCCTTACTTTTGTGAAGACAAACTTCAACCAACTGGCAGATCTTTTTGAGCACAATTGACCGAGAATGATGCCCTGATTGTTGTTTGAGTTCTTGTATTCTTGTTAGAACCTGTCCACGAATGACTAGCGATGGGAAAGGCATAAAAACGACTGCAATCAGGCAGAGAAAGGTGCAGAAGATTTTCTATTTGCCATTTTGCTGAGATTTTTATAAGGGCCCAGCTAGATGTCGAAGACTTGGCCATTCTATGCCGGTTACATACAGTAATCATGGGCACACTCTGGCAATTCTATGGCGTTTGAGAAAATGGCACGACGGGCTTTGTTTGTATCActgaaaattgtgaaaaaagtACAGAAGGGCGGAAAAAAAACTGCAAAATGTGGCCGGTAGGGTTGCACAAGCGAGGGAAGGTAAGTGAAAGATTCGAAATCTTTcacttatattaaaaaaaaaaaaaaaacttccatATTTCTTAGCAGCATTGAAAGTTCAGAAATTAATGTTCTATTCTTTTTCGGTGAACTTAGCCTATGCCtagttttattttgtttcgTCTTGCTCCATTTAAAAAATGAATGTCCAAAGATTCCCCGATTGTTTTGTTTTGAGATTACACATTTGAAGAAGCTAGAGTTCGGGTCGCAGTTTTACTCCAATTCAGACTGTAGAGTGCATGAGAATGAGAGCCTGGAGAGTCTAGTTTAATGGGACCTCCAATTCACTGGCCTATAATCTAAGTTCCCCAAAAGGCCAAAACCATGTTTTCTCCAACTAGTTGTGGCTTGTCACGTAGCCAGTCCTAATTTTTTTCTGGTCTTGCCATTTCTCGGTTATCATAAGCATGACAAGCATCcagacaaaagaaaaaactcgAAGCACAGAAAAACCAAGCCATCAATTCCACAAGATCTAATGCCTGGAGCCAAGTCAGAAAATTATCACCCCACTTGGCACACATTGATTGGTAATCAGATTATGGCCTCAAAACGCATATCTCACTAGAACTATATAAGTTGTGATTAGAACTATGTGGCCATGCTAAATTTGTTAGCCCATAAATCCTGTAGCAGTTCTTGAGGAGAGTCACAAGTGATAATTCTAATCTTTTTGGTCCAAGAAGACTGAAAGAGAAATGGCAGCATCAGCATCTCTCCTAAAGTCTTCTCCAGTCCTCGACAAGTCTGAGTTCTTGAAGGGTCAGGCCCTGCGCCAGCCTTCTGCAGTTTCTGTTGTGCGGTGCCAACCAGTTTCCTCATCTTCACTCACCGTGCGTGCTAGCTCCTATGCTGATGAGCTTGTCAAAACCGCGGTACGTGGAACATCACCTCTTGTTTATTGTTGGCTAGCTGTTATTACATGCATCAAAGTTTCAATGATTCAATGGAGTAGAGGGGCTAATTCTATGTAAAAAATGTAAAGCATTTACACTTAAATGTACGAGTcataattttgttttttgggttgGTTCTGTATTAGTCATATTTGAATCAATCTAGCAATTTAGTTGGGGTTCGCATCATTAACCGTGAATGCTAAGTAGCTGAAGAAAGGAATTGCTTGGAAGAATTTAGTTTGAAAGCTGAATGTGAAGAATCCAGCCTTTTTTAAGTTTACCGAAGTATTCCAAAAACTTTTCACTATCCAATATCTCGATCTTGTTAGTTAGATTTTGAGATGGTACGTGGAATTATATCAGTGAAGTCTGAAGTTGCACATTTAGGAGCAACAGAGGAAAAGCAAATTAGAATAGTGAAGAAGAAGATCACGACATGTATGCAAAAGGAACAAAAGATGTACGAGGCTGTAAAAGCCCAAGCCCGGTGAAGTTGATTTAGGTCCTTTCCGTTCTGAACCTTTTTCGTCTTTTAAATGGAATTGAAGCAGACTTTAGAGCACTGCACCTCGCAATTAAGATGGTTACTCTAGAAACAgtagaaaaatgcatgaatctGACAAAACTTGAGCATCTCCAATGATTAAGACTATTTAATTGAAGTTCAAGAATCCGTGCAGGTAGTTCTTTTGAGCTTTTATGTTAGTTGAATTGACTGGTAAAGTCAGTGAAGCATGAAAATGATACTTGTGTAAGGATACTTAATCCTATCTTACTAATAACCATAATTTTTCAGAAAACTGTTGCATCTCCTGGTCGTGGAATTTTGGCCATGGACGAGTCAAATGCCACCTGCGGCAAGCGCCTGGCCTCCATCGGCTTGGAGAACACAGAGGCCAACCGCCAAGCATACCGTACCCTACTTGTGACCGCTCCTGGACTTGGTCAGTACATCTCAGGCGCCATCCTCTTTGAGGAGACGCTCTACCAGTCCACAGTCGATGGCAAGAAGATAGTTGACATACTTGTTGAACAAAATATTGTTCCTGGTATTAAGGTTGACAAGGTAAGACATGCCTTTTTCTTAATCAATCATTTCAGGCAACGAGAATAAGTCATATTTCAGGTGTTCCGTAATCATCTCTGATTTATTAAAAAGCTGGATGGTGATTGCTACAGGGTCTAGTTCCTCTTGCTGGCTCAAACAATGAATCTTGGTGCCAAGGTCTTGATGGCCTCGCCTCCCGCTCTGCAGCATACTATCAGCAGGGTGCTCGGTTTGCTAAATGGTACAGAATACAGATTCTTAGTAATTTATCAAACTACCTTGATGTAATTTTAACTCGTCAAGTTAATTCATGGTATCATCTAAACTCGTAGGCGTACCGTCGTGAGCATTCCCAATGGTCCATCTGCACTTGCAGTGAAGGAAGCAGCATGGGGTCTTGCCCGCTATGCAGCCATCTCCCAGGTATCGGATTTTTGACTGATGGTGTAACCTCTTACTATGTAAATCATAAGTCAACTTTTAATGAATTAATTAACTTTTAGGACAATGGGTTGGTCCCAATTGTTGAGCCAGAGATCTTGCTTGATGGTGAGCATGGAATTGAGAGGACCTTTGAAGTTTCCCTGAAGGTGTGGGCTGAGGTTTTCTTCTACCTGGCCGAGAACAATGTCCTGTTTGAGGGTATCCTCTTGAAGCCTAGCATGGTTACTCCTGGAGCAGAGTGCAAAGATAAGGCCACACCAGAGCAAGTTGCTGATTACACCCTCAGGCTCCTTAAGAGAAGAATACCGCCTGCTGTCCCTGGAATCATGGCAAGTTTTGACAAATTATATTGGTTAACCCGTAGGCTATTAATTTTAAGATCATAATCAGATTTGTCCCTGATTCTTTAATATCTTTGCCATCCGCAGTTTTTGTCTGGGGGGCAATCTGAAGTGGAGGCAACTCTGAACTTAAATGCCATGAACCAAGCACCCAACCCATGGCATGTGTCTTTCTCATATGCCAGAGCTCTTCAGAACACATGCCTCAAAACCTGGGGAGGAAGACCCGAAAATGTCAAGGCTGCTCAGGAAACTTTGCTAATTCGAGCCCAGGCCAATTCTCTTGCTCAGCTTGGCAAATACACAGGGGAGGGAGAGTCTGAAGAGGCCAAGAAAGGAATGTTTGTCAAAGGGTACGTCTACTAAGCTGTCTGAAACAAACTGCAGACTATTGCTTATGAAGCTTACTGTATTGCCATGAAACGCAGAGGGGTGCTTGTAGCCCTTGAAGCCTGTTATTTCGCTTGACAATGCACTTGATAGCAGTCTATCTAATTCTTCTTGTTAGAGTCAATTTTGTGTGAAAGCGTTGGATAGAAACTCCTGTTTGTTTTTTGTACACCTTTCAGAGGTTCAGGTCAAAACTATGCTCTTCTCGACTCCAAAACAGTAAAAAGGAgggggaaaaagagagagagggagaaagagaaAACACAAAGCCTTGCTCTTCGTCTGGTTTAGGGTCTGTCCATCTGACTCTTCCAATCCTACTTATAAATCCTTCGAATGTAGCCTATATCCTTTAGTATAAGATGTTCACTCTATAACTTGTTTAGAGCATGATAGGTCGTTGTAGCATGACCGGAAACGATCCGGAGAAGAAACCCAAATTCCAGCTTAGAAGGTTGGTTTGCTTCTACAACAGAAACTAATCCTGAACTCAGGCAAAATCTAAATCACGTTAACTAGGGATCCTTGTCCGCTACTAAAAATGCATTACTAGGTCAGCAGGCTTGAAAGAGGCCACTTATTCAGTTGCTTTATTGATTTCTGTCCGAAGTTGACTATGAAGCTTCAGTTCCAGATGATATACGGAAAACAGGCTCCAACGTCTTCCAGTACACATCCATAACTGAGAGGAAACCTACAATACTTTAATTCGGCAACTCTTTAGACGGCTGATTTAACGAAGGAACTTGAAGAGAAGGAATTTCCATTATAAAGCGCTTGAAATTTTTGACACTATTCAAGCATCACAACTACCAACATTTTTCACCCTTTTACAGCATCTTACTTTTCAGTAATTTGGCTGGCATTGTCTTACTTTGGAAGTTCATAATTTGCTCctctttcctttttgcttttaatGTTGTTTTCCCTTCTGCTGGTTACAACGGCTTGTCTCATCTCCTCAGCCCCTTAGCTCAGCAAACTGACTCCGAGAAAGTAGTAAATAAGCAGTGCGATCATCGTCTCAGTTTTCATTCATATCTACCTCCGCACATTTCCACAAGGAAATGTGCGGCTTCAGTAAGAGTTGGTTCTCTTATTTAGCCTGGACACTACAATTACTCGTACAGATGGCAGGATCAATGGCTAAGCAAATTATACATCATCTGCTGACAGTGATAAATATGTAAATGGTTAGccattaaaaattacaaatttccTCTCTTGGCCAGCCAGCTAGTTCTAGTTCTTCATCACATTGAACTCCTACCTGAAGACCGACACTGAGACAGCCATAAATCTATGTGCTCTATGATCTGCTGCCGGACCTTGTGAACAGCATCAGGGGAGCTGCAATTGCTGGCATCACCTGAATCATGAAAGTGATATACTTCATGAAGCACAATCTTTATCATTTGCATCAAAGGGTTCCAAAATACACAACTACACCTTCCAAGGGTTGGAGAAGAATCGCATATCGTAGCACAAAACTTTAGACTTGACTACACACATAAGgcataaaacacaaaaaaattcaaatatctTATGTACTTTAACTGCATCAAGAACATAGCTAATACTGGACAAGATAATACTACTATTACAGAAGAATCGATTTGGATATTAAATGCAGATTTCCCAAGCCAAATTGACTTGAATTGGCCACTTTATTGAGTAAAACGTTTATGCACAATCTCTTGGAAAAGGTAATTTACAAGAAAAGCAGATTTAAAAAGAATTTTGTCCACAATTTGACAGAGCAGAATGAAAAATGCAGAAGGAtcattttcattccaaatcacATATTTCCAGATTAAAGAAACTCTGCCTCCCTTCATTCTGCATTAAATTCCCACTCTTACTTAAAGGCCACGTGAATATAATCAACACTCATTTGAACAAAGATCATATTTTCACTCTTCATCAGATATGGATAAGATTGGGTCAGCATCAAAACACATTCCAAACTTAGGACGGACAAACCTTCAATGACTAAAGGAGACTGAGGGCAACCCCGCAGATCAGTTCCATGTCCACAATTATGACAAGAGATAATATATGAAGGCACTGCAAGATTAAAA
This window encodes:
- the LOC113701802 gene encoding protein CHAPERONE-LIKE PROTEIN OF POR1, chloroplastic-like isoform X1, whose protein sequence is MMTLSGLTGCPLRYKLQIPACSPVHRERASLSSPVQSVEFFCKQRGSSNWATSTQRCGLRRIPLVRCTMDASSYGDAANGSSAIFPRIKVRDPYKLLGISREASADEIQSARIFLIQRYGDHKPSVDAIESAHNKIIMQKFNERKNPKLNIKKKFREITQSRYVQAVTSRFRTPPTSLIIKTSITFVLLGVLTVLFPTEEGPTVQVALSLIITMYLIYDRLKSKLWAFAYGAGTFVLSWFVGTFLMVSVIPPIFKGLRSLEVTTSLISYVFLWIASTYLR
- the LOC113701802 gene encoding protein CHAPERONE-LIKE PROTEIN OF POR1, chloroplastic-like isoform X2; the protein is MMTLSGLTGCPLRYKLQIPACSPVHRERASLSSPVQSVEFFCKQRGSSNWATSTQRCGLRRIPLVRCTMDASSYGDAANGSSAIFPRIKVRDPYKLLGISREASADEIQSARIFLIQRYGDHKPSVDAIESAHNKIIMQKFNERKNPKLNIKKKFREITQSRYVQAVTSRFRTPPTSLIIKTSITFVLLGVLTVLFPTEEGPTVQGWNFCSLLVCGDILDGFCDPTYIQRTKKFGSDDFIDKLRLPMDCFYLP
- the LOC113701800 gene encoding fructose-bisphosphate aldolase 1, chloroplastic, which gives rise to MAASASLLKSSPVLDKSEFLKGQALRQPSAVSVVRCQPVSSSSLTVRASSYADELVKTAKTVASPGRGILAMDESNATCGKRLASIGLENTEANRQAYRTLLVTAPGLGQYISGAILFEETLYQSTVDGKKIVDILVEQNIVPGIKVDKGLVPLAGSNNESWCQGLDGLASRSAAYYQQGARFAKWRTVVSIPNGPSALAVKEAAWGLARYAAISQDNGLVPIVEPEILLDGEHGIERTFEVSLKVWAEVFFYLAENNVLFEGILLKPSMVTPGAECKDKATPEQVADYTLRLLKRRIPPAVPGIMFLSGGQSEVEATLNLNAMNQAPNPWHVSFSYARALQNTCLKTWGGRPENVKAAQETLLIRAQANSLAQLGKYTGEGESEEAKKGMFVKGYVY